The following is a genomic window from Clostridia bacterium.
TGCTGATGTTCTTTCCATGCTTGTACAGGATCAGCTGCATCAAGTCTCATAGCTTTAGCGATAAGGTCAAACAATTTCTCAAATGCGTTATTGTCATTAGGGAACACCTTTTGAGCCCATTCTATGCTAGGATAAGCAACTATTGTCCAGCGAATATCACTTTTCATAGTTGCATCATAGAATTTATTGAGTTTGGTGCGGATTACTTTTATGTATGCCGCTATCTTGTCTGAATTAATATCTGCAAATGCTTCAGGGTCATCTGAAACCACAGAAATATAAGCCGCATCTTTTTCTACAGCATATTCTCTTGATTTAACTACCCAATCAGGAATATCAGTAAGAGTTTCTACGCTTTCGTTAAGATAACGAAGTTTCATAACTTTTTCTGAACTAAATAGCGTCGTAACTTTTTTTGCGCCTAGTTCATATGCTGCATCTGCAAGTGCAGCAACAAATTCATGACAGCAAGCATCTGCTGCTATAACGACTTCTTCATTCGGTTGTATATTAGAACCGATTTTTAAAACTGTTTGTGCATATTTTTTTATAACTTCTTTATCCATAATTTACCTCTATATCTTTTTTACTACATTAATTTGAAGAAGTCAATTTGAAAATAAAAAAACATAAAAACTCAAGCAAAATACAAAATTATTGATAGCCGAATTTGGAAATTATATCTTTTGCAACTTGAATTTTGGTCATACGCATATCCATTGCTTGTTTTTCAATATAGCGATGAGCCTGCTGTTCGCTCATATTAAGTTTTTCTATCAATAAACATTTTGCACGACTGACTTGTTTTAGGTCATCAAGTTTGGACTTCAACTCTGTATTTTGCCGCTGCATTCTAAGCGACTTATTATAGGCAGCAACGGCAAGCCTTAATACACTCCACAGCATTTGCTGATTAATCGGCTTGCTTAGACAAAAAACTCCAGCTTCTTCTACCTTTGCAGCCGTTTCTTCAAATATTTCAGCCTTGACGATAAGTATAACTTGACAAGTACCATTCAATGCTATGTCCTGCGCCAGCATAGAACCTAATTCGTCTTTTAACGGAGCGTTAATAATACACAGGTCAAAATCTCTTTCCAAAACCATAACCCGAGCAGCTGCTCCAGAGGAGGCAGTATCAATAAATGATATATTCATTTTTTGCAAAACTAAGCTTAATTCATCACATGCTTTTTGCACAGACGATACAATTAACGCTTTTTCCAAACTGCCCTCCTTTTAAATTTTTAGATTACCAAATAAACATCAAATAATCTTAAACATCTCAAAAAAGCTTTTCTTTTTGGCTTGATCAATAATTGCGCTAAGATATCTTTGCTTGGTTTCTTTGCCAATTATACTGTCTATATATGTGCTAGACTGTGCCGCCAAAACCGCTTCTTTTAGACTAATAGGCAGTCTGGATTTTTTGTAACTATTTTCGTTAAGCTCAAGGTTATTCTTAATACCGTCTAAGCCTGCATTTATTATAAGCGTCAAAGCAAGATATGGATTAATAGCACAATCGGCAGAACGTATTTCTATACGTTTTTTGTCGCCGAAAGCTGCTGGAATTCTTATTAAAGCTGAACGGCTTCCGTATGCCCAATCTACCACTGACGGTGCTTCAAATTTGCCTAATCTTTGATACGAATTGCTAAGAGGATTCAAAAAAGCAGTAATTTCAACTATATGCTTTAAAACACCTGCAATAAAACTTTTGGTAACGGTGTCTAATTTTTCATTTTCAGCTAAAATGTTTTTTTCATCTAATTTATTCAAAGACAAATTAATATGAAGTCCGCTGCCGCTTTTGTTTTTGAGCGGCTTAGGCAAAAATGACGCGTAAACTCCATTTCGCCCACAAACAGCTTTTACCAATGACTTAAACGCTAAGAAATTGTCTGCAGCCTTTAGGGGTGCGCTATGTTTAAAATCTATTTCGTGCTGTCCTGGTCCGCTTTCATGATGAGATTTTTCGGGATCAATACCCATTTCTAATAAATTGAGGCATATTTCGCGTCTAATATTTTCGCCCTTATCTAACGGCGCCATATCAGAATAGCCGCCCTCGTCATAAGGGCTGGTTGTTGGATTTCCCAAACTATCAGTTTTAAATATGTAAAATTCTGCTTCTGTGCTTATTGAACATTGATAACCCATATCCTGACACCTTGATTGAGCTGACATAAGCAATGCTCTAGTATCATGCTTAAAAGGTGTCCCATCCGGATTAAATATATTGCAATAAAATCTTACAACTCTGCCTTGCTGAGGTCTCCAAGGTAAAATGCTGATTGTGCTAAGATCGGGTTTTAGCATCAGCTCACCTGACTCTGATTCAAATCCTGAAATATTTGAGCTGTCAAAATAAATACCAAAACGCAGCGCATCTTCTAGCTTATCTGCCATTATTGATATGTTTTTTTGCTCTCCTTTTATATCGCAAAAAGCAAGCTTTATAAATTTTACATCGTTTTCTTTAATAAAACCCAATATTTCATCAGATTTGAGTGTCATTTTATACCTCCTGTTTATTTGGGTATATAGTTTTATTATACATTATTTATGATAATTTTTAATAAAAAATTTTTAATTATGAGTGTACATTTGTCTATATGGATTGCTTGCATTAGGATACAAAACTGTATATTTGCTTTCTAACAGCTTTTTTATATCTACATCAAACAAAGTGCAAAACTCTTTCAAATACGGAACTATTTCTTCTAACTCGTTTTCTCCTTGAGCTGAAGAAACGCTTATTTGAGGCGAAACATATTTCGGTGTTACAAGTTCTCGGATATAAATTTTTCCTCCATGCATTCCCACACCAGTAAATTGACCTAAATCAACATTACTGTCATATAGATTCAAAATTATTATAATACCGCCGGCCATATACTCACCCAAAAAATCGCCTGCCTTACCACCAATGACGATTACTGGTTTTTTTTCTTTATACGCTTTCATGTGAATACCAGTGCGGTATCCGCTGTTGTCACGCACGAATATTTTGCCGCCTCTCATGGCATAACCAAGAACATCTCCAGCTCCGCCATGAACAACAATCTTACCTGCATTCATAGTATCTCCCACTGCATCCTGAACATTGCCATTAACAGTGATTTCCGCACCATCAAGATAACACCCAAGGGCATTGCCTGGCACGCCATCAATGACTATCTTACGATCGCTAAGACCGCTTGCTATATATTTTTGTCCTATGCAATTAACTATTCTTACATTTCCAATGCTGTTCTTGATTATTTCATTAAGTTCTCTATAATGCATATTAGCTGAATTTATTTTAATCATATTTTCTCCTTGGCTCATATCAATCACCTGCGTGTGAGATTCCCAGAATTTTGAGTTCTTCGCTGTTAAGTCCAACACCTCTTAACATAAGTCTATTGCCTTTCAAACTCTCAATAGAATTGATTCCCATGCCGCCCATCATCTCCATAATTTCATGCTGCCACGCAAGCATAAGATTAACCAGTCTACGCGCACCTTCTTTTATATCAAGTCTTTTTACAAGTTCAGGACGCTGGGTTGCAATACCCCAATTGCATTTTCCTGTATGACAGCTGCGGCACATATGACAGCCCAAAGCTAACAATGCGGCTGTTCCTATATAAACGCTGTCTGCGCCTAAAGCTATTGCCTTGATTATGTCTGCGCTGTTGCGAATACTTCCGCCAACTACGATTGCGACATTGTCTCTGATTCCTTCTTCTCTTAGTCTTGTATCAACCGCCGCCAAAGCCAATTCAATAGGAATACCAACATTGTCTCTTATACGTGTAGGTGCGGCGCCTGTTCCGCCACGAAAACCGTCTATCGCTATAATATCAGCACCGCTTCTAGCAACTCCGCTTGCTATTGCAGAAACGCTATTTACTGCTGCTATCTTGACTATGATAGGCTTGGTATAGTTGGTAGCTTCTTTTAGAGAAAAAACAAGCTGACGCAAGTCTTCGATAGAATAAATATCATGATGAGGCGCTGGAGATATTGCATCGCTGCCTTCTGGTATCATTCTGGTTGCCGAAATATCGCCTACAATCTTTTGACCGGGCAAGTGTCCGCCTATACCAGGCTTAGCACCTTGCCCCATTTTTATTTCAATTGCAGCGCCTGCATTGAGATAGTCTTTATGCACGCCAAATCTGCCTGATGCAACCTGAACAATGGTATTTTCTCCATAACAATAAAAATCTTTGTGAAGTCCGCCTTCTCCAGTGTTATACATTATGCCAAGTTCTTTTGCCGCCATCGCTAATGCAGCATGCGCATTATAGCTTATTGAGCCGTAACTCATTGCAGAGAACATCATCGGAATATTAAGAGTAATAAAGGGTGAAAGATTATTTACAATTCTGCCCTGTTCATCTCTTTGTACCTGTTTTGGTTTGGCGCCCAAAAAGACTTTTGTCTCCATAGGCTCACGCAAAGGGTCAATAGACGGATTGGTTACTTGGGACGCATTAATAAGAATTTTATCAAAATAAACAGGGTAATTAGAAGGACTGCCCATGCTGCTCAATAATACTCCCCCCGTATGCGCCTGTTTATAAATTTCTTTTATGCTTTCAGTGCTCCAATTGCAGTTGCTTTTTAAACAATTATCGCTTTTTACAATCTTAAGCGCACGGGTAGGACACATAACAACGCATCTTTGACAGTTTACGCATTTTGAATCATCAGTGGTAAGCTTTTGTGTCTTTTCATTAAAAATGTGTACTTGATTGGCGCATTGCTTTTCGCAAAGCCGGCAATTTATGCATTTGTCCCAATCTCTTTTTACTTCAAATTCGGGATATATAAATTTATTTTCAGTCATCTGAATTCACCTTATTTAATCTAACTATTACACCCTGTCCGCCTTCTGGTGACCATGTCCGGTCAAGCTCAGGTGCTATTGCTCTTATAGCGCTTTCTTCACTCGCCATATATACTTTTTCGCCTTTTTCACCTATGACCAAAGACCTTAACTTTAGTCTGTCATTAAGCGCCATAAGCCCGCCGTCAAATCCAACCATAATTGAAAAAGGACCAGTTATTAGCAAGGAAGAAAAAGCATTTCTAAGATATTCGTATTCTTTTCGTTCTTGTTCTTCCATTTTTTGAATAGTTGACCAAAACGGTGCAGCAATAACCTTGGGTGTTTCTTCTAGTTTGAGTCCTACTTTTCGGTGGAGATAATCTATTATATAAGTTATCACCTCGGTATCGGTTTTTAATGTGCATTTATAACCGTACATTTCTAGAGCACGACGATTGGTGTCATAAGAAGAAATTTCGCCATTATGGACTACTGTGTAATCTAGTAACGCAAATGGATGCGCGCCGCCCCACCATCCTGGAGTATTGGTTGGATATCTTCCATGTGCGGTCCAACA
Proteins encoded in this region:
- a CDS encoding ANTAR domain-containing protein; the protein is MEKALIVSSVQKACDELSLVLQKMNISFIDTASSGAAARVMVLERDFDLCIINAPLKDELGSMLAQDIALNGTCQVILIVKAEIFEETAAKVEEAGVFCLSKPINQQMLWSVLRLAVAAYNKSLRMQRQNTELKSKLDDLKQVSRAKCLLIEKLNMSEQQAHRYIEKQAMDMRMTKIQVAKDIISKFGYQ
- a CDS encoding glutamine amidotransferase family protein, which gives rise to MLQREGEIRIPSGCAIASIFDKTGARSDGSDIIKAISVMHDRSNGLGGGFAGYGIYPEYKNYYAFHVFYDDGNARTKCEEFLEAHFDIINLSKIPLRKVSGIKDEPLIWRYFVEPLSRKLNESQLNEREYTARCVMRINTDIKGSYVFSCGKNMGVFKAVGYPEDVGEFYRLDEYKGYCWTAHGRYPTNTPGWWGGAHPFALLDYTVVHNGEISSYDTNRRALEMYGYKCTLKTDTEVITYIIDYLHRKVGLKLEETPKVIAAPFWSTIQKMEEQERKEYEYLRNAFSSLLITGPFSIMVGFDGGLMALNDRLKLRSLVIGEKGEKVYMASEESAIRAIAPELDRTWSPEGGQGVIVRLNKVNSDD
- a CDS encoding glutamate synthase, which encodes MKINSANMHYRELNEIIKNSIGNVRIVNCIGQKYIASGLSDRKIVIDGVPGNALGCYLDGAEITVNGNVQDAVGDTMNAGKIVVHGGAGDVLGYAMRGGKIFVRDNSGYRTGIHMKAYKEKKPVIVIGGKAGDFLGEYMAGGIIIILNLYDSNVDLGQFTGVGMHGGKIYIRELVTPKYVSPQISVSSAQGENELEEIVPYLKEFCTLFDVDIKKLLESKYTVLYPNASNPYRQMYTHN
- a CDS encoding glutamine synthetase family protein; this translates as MTLKSDEILGFIKENDVKFIKLAFCDIKGEQKNISIMADKLEDALRFGIYFDSSNISGFESESGELMLKPDLSTISILPWRPQQGRVVRFYCNIFNPDGTPFKHDTRALLMSAQSRCQDMGYQCSISTEAEFYIFKTDSLGNPTTSPYDEGGYSDMAPLDKGENIRREICLNLLEMGIDPEKSHHESGPGQHEIDFKHSAPLKAADNFLAFKSLVKAVCGRNGVYASFLPKPLKNKSGSGLHINLSLNKLDEKNILAENEKLDTVTKSFIAGVLKHIVEITAFLNPLSNSYQRLGKFEAPSVVDWAYGSRSALIRIPAAFGDKKRIEIRSADCAINPYLALTLIINAGLDGIKNNLELNENSYKKSRLPISLKEAVLAAQSSTYIDSIIGKETKQRYLSAIIDQAKKKSFFEMFKII
- a CDS encoding glutamate synthase-related protein; this translates as MTENKFIYPEFEVKRDWDKCINCRLCEKQCANQVHIFNEKTQKLTTDDSKCVNCQRCVVMCPTRALKIVKSDNCLKSNCNWSTESIKEIYKQAHTGGVLLSSMGSPSNYPVYFDKILINASQVTNPSIDPLREPMETKVFLGAKPKQVQRDEQGRIVNNLSPFITLNIPMMFSAMSYGSISYNAHAALAMAAKELGIMYNTGEGGLHKDFYCYGENTIVQVASGRFGVHKDYLNAGAAIEIKMGQGAKPGIGGHLPGQKIVGDISATRMIPEGSDAISPAPHHDIYSIEDLRQLVFSLKEATNYTKPIIVKIAAVNSVSAIASGVARSGADIIAIDGFRGGTGAAPTRIRDNVGIPIELALAAVDTRLREEGIRDNVAIVVGGSIRNSADIIKAIALGADSVYIGTAALLALGCHMCRSCHTGKCNWGIATQRPELVKRLDIKEGARRLVNLMLAWQHEIMEMMGGMGINSIESLKGNRLMLRGVGLNSEELKILGISHAGD